A single Defluviitalea saccharophila DNA region contains:
- a CDS encoding elongator complex protein 3, which yields MKKKMIIPIFVSHQGCPNDCVFCNQKRITGVKDVFDESQIRHHIESYLEGSNVDKRVEIAFFGGSFTGIHPLIQKKYLDLATEYIMKYQLEGIRLSTRPDYISEEILKLLSQYPVKAIELGVQSLDQEVLETSKRNHTVEDVYRAVEYIKKTPIELGLQMMIGLPKDTLHKSIKTAQKIIAMKPHTTRIYPTVIMKDTELETMYYKGIYQPLSLDEGIAWTSQILPLFYEAGITVLRVGLQASEEVDLGKGIVAGPYHPAFRQLVEEKMLNEFVLKIYEENGNKPLIICANQKMYQSLIGHKRKYLNHIKEQGIPIQFKRISGGEDSLVFESEGRKLNDLSIPKYLR from the coding sequence ATGAAAAAGAAAATGATTATTCCGATATTTGTTTCTCATCAAGGTTGTCCGAATGATTGTGTGTTTTGCAACCAAAAAAGAATAACAGGTGTAAAAGATGTATTTGATGAAAGCCAAATACGTCATCATATTGAAAGTTATTTAGAAGGTTCGAATGTAGATAAGCGTGTTGAAATAGCTTTTTTTGGAGGGAGTTTTACAGGCATCCACCCCCTTATTCAAAAGAAATATCTGGATCTGGCAACAGAATATATCATGAAGTATCAATTAGAGGGTATAAGGCTTTCTACCAGACCGGATTATATTAGTGAAGAAATTTTAAAACTTTTATCCCAATACCCTGTAAAAGCAATAGAGCTAGGTGTACAGTCTCTTGATCAGGAAGTATTAGAAACCAGCAAAAGGAATCATACGGTAGAAGATGTGTATAGAGCCGTTGAATATATCAAGAAAACACCGATAGAATTGGGACTTCAAATGATGATAGGTCTTCCAAAAGATACCCTTCATAAGAGTATAAAAACCGCTCAAAAAATAATAGCAATGAAGCCTCATACCACCAGGATTTATCCCACAGTCATTATGAAAGATACAGAACTTGAAACTATGTATTATAAAGGAATCTATCAGCCCTTAAGTTTAGATGAGGGAATAGCCTGGACAAGTCAGATACTTCCTTTATTTTATGAAGCTGGCATTACCGTGCTTCGGGTAGGACTGCAGGCTTCAGAAGAGGTGGACTTAGGAAAAGGAATCGTTGCCGGTCCCTATCATCCGGCTTTTAGACAATTGGTTGAGGAAAAGATGCTGAATGAGTTTGTTTTAAAAATCTATGAAGAAAACGGAAATAAGCCTCTTATTATTTGTGCTAACCAGAAGATGTATCAAAGCTTGATTGGACATAAGAGAAAATATTTAAACCATATAAAAGAACAGGGAATCCCCATTCAATTTAAGCGAATAAGCGGGGGAGAAGATTCCCTGGTGTTTGAAAGTGAGGGAAGAAAACTGAATGATCTTTCTATCCCAAAATATTTACGATAG
- a CDS encoding VanZ family protein: MRLRKIIWILTILWMAAIFLLSSRPGDLSRQDSAWVLERANILTQEEAMDIDNSEAMSLQMWIRKTAHVIIFGGLCMLIYASCYGYVGKAIKTGMWSWIATILYGITDEIHQFFVPGRGAQIQDVLRDGKGALFGCLIMVMVFLLIERVPSINKIVDKIYNLNIELS; the protein is encoded by the coding sequence ATGAGACTTAGAAAAATAATTTGGATACTTACAATTTTATGGATGGCAGCTATATTTCTTCTCTCGTCAAGACCGGGGGATTTGTCTCGTCAAGACTCGGCATGGGTGTTGGAAAGAGCCAATATCCTCACTCAGGAAGAAGCAATGGATATAGATAATTCTGAGGCAATGAGTTTGCAAATGTGGATTCGAAAGACTGCTCATGTTATTATTTTTGGCGGATTATGTATGCTGATCTATGCTTCCTGTTATGGATATGTTGGAAAAGCAATTAAAACAGGCATGTGGTCGTGGATTGCGACAATCTTATATGGCATTACCGATGAAATTCATCAATTTTTTGTCCCAGGAAGAGGGGCTCAGATACAGGATGTATTAAGAGATGGAAAAGGCGCTTTATTTGGATGCTTGATTATGGTGATGGTTTTTCTATTAATAGAAAGAGTGCCTTCAATAAATAAGATCGTGGATAAAATATATAACTTAAATATAGAATTAAGCTAG
- a CDS encoding acetyltransferase has translation MKKLVIVGAGGLGREVARYIKDINQMHPSYELIGFIDSDPGKKGIEYFGVPVLGDFDILSTLAEPYEKLYGFCAVAKPSIKSRLILQMKEHNLDMINIIHPTAYISPEVQIGEGVLISPYCVLTTNIIIGNYVHINPQCGIGHDTTIADYSTLYWNVNVSGNVTIEERVEIGSKAFIKQGLTVQKESVIGAGAVVIQSVESGITAAGVPAREIFHKERLTNET, from the coding sequence GTGAAAAAGTTAGTCATTGTCGGTGCCGGAGGATTGGGAAGAGAAGTGGCACGCTATATAAAAGATATCAATCAAATGCATCCTTCATATGAGTTAATAGGCTTTATTGACAGCGATCCTGGAAAAAAAGGCATAGAATACTTTGGAGTGCCTGTTTTGGGGGACTTTGATATATTGAGTACTTTAGCAGAACCCTATGAAAAATTATACGGGTTTTGTGCCGTTGCCAAACCAAGTATCAAAAGCCGTTTGATCCTTCAAATGAAGGAACATAATCTCGATATGATCAACATTATTCATCCTACGGCTTACATTTCTCCGGAGGTACAAATAGGAGAAGGGGTTCTCATCAGTCCTTACTGTGTGCTTACAACCAATATTATTATTGGGAACTATGTTCATATCAATCCTCAGTGCGGAATAGGCCATGACACCACTATAGCCGATTATTCTACCCTCTATTGGAATGTAAATGTTTCCGGAAACGTTACGATTGAAGAACGGGTAGAGATAGGCAGTAAAGCGTTTATTAAGCAAGGGTTAACCGTACAAAAGGAGAGTGTCATTGGTGCAGGGGCGGTGGTGATTCAGTCTGTTGAAAGCGGCATTACAGCGGCAGGAGTCCCTGCCAGAGAGATTTTTCATAAAGAGAGGCTTACCAATGAGACTTAG
- a CDS encoding sugar transferase, with translation MKEIQIMIKHGLDKLIAFILFIAVSPIFFIIALGIKLTSKGPVFFIQERVGKDGKDFKIYKFRTMIQNAVNMGNGIYTEENDPRITKIGRILRKTSLDELPQLINILKGDMSIIGPRPTLRYQVEKYNEFQMQRLKMRPGVTGLAQVNGRNSLPWAKRIEYDVEYVNNYSLWLDLKIIIKTVKVVLTAEGVYGQRDEMM, from the coding sequence ATGAAAGAGATCCAAATAATGATCAAACATGGACTGGATAAACTAATTGCATTTATTCTATTTATTGCAGTGAGCCCCATATTTTTTATTATTGCTTTAGGTATTAAACTAACCTCAAAGGGTCCGGTTTTCTTTATACAAGAGCGAGTAGGAAAAGATGGGAAAGACTTTAAAATTTACAAATTTAGAACCATGATACAAAATGCAGTGAATATGGGAAATGGTATTTATACAGAAGAAAACGATCCCAGAATTACTAAAATAGGAAGAATTCTAAGAAAGACGAGCTTAGATGAGCTGCCCCAACTCATCAATATTTTAAAAGGGGATATGAGTATTATTGGTCCAAGACCTACCTTAAGATACCAGGTTGAAAAATATAATGAATTCCAGATGCAGCGACTTAAAATGCGTCCTGGAGTAACAGGGCTTGCCCAGGTAAACGGCAGAAATTCGCTCCCTTGGGCAAAGAGAATAGAATATGATGTGGAATATGTCAATAACTATTCCTTATGGTTAGATTTAAAAATAATTATTAAAACCGTAAAAGTGGTATTAACTGCTGAGGGAGTTTACGGGCAAAGGGATGAAATGATGTGA
- a CDS encoding DegT/DnrJ/EryC1/StrS family aminotransferase translates to MKKQISLSKPDITDKEIEYVNQVLRSGVLSIGPKIEEFETMIAKFTGVKHAVAVNSGTSALHLIIRALGIKEGDEVITTPFSFIASANCILFEKAVPVFVDIDEETLNIDINQIEEKITDKTKAILVVDVFGQPMNLNKVREIARKHNLYVIEDSCEALGSIYQNTKAGSSADAAAFAFYPNKQITTGEGGIIVTNNDEVAELCRSMRSQGRAVTGLWLYHERLGYNYRLSEIHSALGIAQMERIDEIIEKRNAAANYYTEKLKEIPWVQAPFIHPNVSRMSWFVYVIRVSEEIRNDLIDYLRDNGIGCKPYFTPIHLQPFYRETFGYKSGDFPVTEKAGSECIAIPFYTNLTREEIDYVVDTIKNFKNVFQI, encoded by the coding sequence ATGAAAAAGCAAATATCCCTATCCAAACCTGATATTACAGATAAAGAAATTGAATATGTGAATCAAGTGCTCCGCTCAGGAGTTTTAAGCATTGGACCGAAAATAGAAGAATTTGAAACAATGATCGCAAAATTTACGGGAGTTAAGCATGCTGTTGCTGTGAACAGCGGAACCAGTGCTCTTCATCTCATTATTAGAGCTTTAGGAATAAAAGAAGGGGACGAGGTCATCACTACCCCCTTTAGTTTTATTGCCTCGGCAAACTGTATTTTATTTGAAAAAGCAGTACCGGTTTTTGTTGATATTGATGAAGAAACTCTCAATATTGATATCAATCAGATTGAAGAGAAAATTACCGATAAAACGAAAGCGATTTTGGTGGTTGATGTTTTTGGACAGCCTATGAATCTCAATAAGGTAAGAGAAATTGCAAGGAAACACAACCTTTATGTGATTGAAGATTCCTGTGAAGCCCTTGGAAGTATTTATCAAAATACTAAAGCCGGAAGCTCTGCAGATGCTGCTGCCTTTGCTTTTTATCCGAATAAGCAGATTACAACCGGAGAAGGGGGCATTATTGTAACCAATAACGATGAAGTTGCAGAGCTATGCAGGAGTATGAGAAGCCAGGGAAGAGCAGTTACAGGACTATGGCTGTATCATGAGCGATTGGGATACAACTACCGATTAAGCGAAATTCATTCCGCTTTAGGCATTGCACAAATGGAAAGAATTGATGAAATCATAGAAAAAAGAAATGCGGCGGCCAACTACTATACGGAGAAGCTTAAAGAGATTCCATGGGTTCAGGCACCTTTTATTCATCCGAATGTAAGCCGTATGAGTTGGTTTGTTTATGTTATTCGTGTTTCAGAAGAAATAAGAAATGATTTAATAGATTATTTAAGAGACAATGGAATAGGATGTAAACCTTATTTCACCCCTATTCATCTTCAACCATTTTATAGAGAAACCTTCGGGTATAAATCAGGAGACTTTCCTGTAACTGAAAAAGCAGGTAGTGAGTGTATTGCCATTCCCTTTTATACAAATCTTACAAGGGAAGAAATTGACTATGTTGTGGATACAATAAAGAACTTTAAGAATGTATTCCAGATATGA
- a CDS encoding winged helix-turn-helix transcriptional regulator encodes MEKELEILTHIQENEHITQREIAEKTGLSLGAVNLLLKKMIKTGLIKIERLNARTLKYILTPEGMKEKTAKTYHYIVRTYETITRIQAVSKVILEKQKKKGIKTIYLYGNQDEVYNVLRITMSDVVGNLDMNYELINNIDAINKTKDSVVLIWNEENEEVVKAKQIPYINILYSL; translated from the coding sequence ATGGAAAAAGAACTTGAGATACTAACTCATATCCAGGAAAATGAACACATTACGCAGCGGGAAATTGCAGAAAAAACAGGACTTTCTCTTGGAGCTGTCAATTTACTTTTAAAGAAGATGATCAAGACAGGATTAATAAAGATCGAAAGATTAAATGCCAGAACTTTAAAATACATATTGACTCCTGAAGGAATGAAAGAAAAGACTGCGAAGACCTACCATTATATCGTCAGAACCTATGAAACCATTACCCGCATCCAGGCAGTATCAAAAGTCATCTTAGAAAAGCAAAAGAAAAAAGGTATTAAGACAATATATCTATACGGGAATCAGGATGAAGTTTATAATGTTTTGCGTATTACTATGAGTGACGTTGTTGGAAATCTGGATATGAATTATGAGTTAATCAATAATATAGATGCTATTAATAAAACAAAGGATTCAGTTGTACTCATTTGGAATGAGGAAAATGAAGAAGTCGTAAAGGCAAAGCAAATCCCCTATATTAATATTTTGTATAGTTTATAA
- a CDS encoding SpoIID/LytB domain-containing protein: MNTSEKIKIFAMIVLVVFLFGCSNNMVIKEEVPNVKQETDVLEKERNKETNSENERAIYEVDANIPVSRALAAKMIALTYNDYADIKTMDREIQYEDVKPSDWYDMYINAATVQGFMNGSGKVFNPLEPLTYANAQTLLERIAEGKFKVKMNLSKEMQKKYITYNDWVNIYMRLLSKLSGEKSIEEAYGIRERGFVLVATPANSTELDAWEMGTDKGIYGFAGLPMDAYIDKQIRVLLKDNEVFAFLKIEEEKPTITNVYIADTSEDEITIFVGGVHRTYKSNNNFSGEKGKIGDIQIQAGSLISLKTYEEAISGRVLLVDSKKIELEGKGHIEFANDYKLYSIVGEKPQWCSLSNLTIGEDIGRFILKDNKICAAIIEKKPTPNKIRVALHKTGFTGLVHQEVKITSDENFIVKIGDEEQIYKSGESFNIKEEEEKLSDQIPRVKIRTQSGNGKLKVLSIQRNGQNPKYRGTLDIVQLDQGYSIVNELPIEEYLYAVVPSEMPTSHGLESAKVQAVTARSYAYVQFYSNRFHTYGGNVDDSVQCQVYNNTPETDISIQAVKATQNEGIKYNGSVISANFFSTSSGYTANSGEVWADYADKSFPSYTPPYMVSKKQFEGTDFGDLSKEENAKKFFKATDIDGYDQEFGWFRWNITMSLEELSASINANLKQRYAANPKLIKVLDENNIFRSRPVENIGTLKKIDIVKRGQGGNIMEMVLIGSKATIKVLTEYNIRFLLQPKQYIEGKEPIVINLSNGSTMQDYSIMPSAFFVIEPNNQDGKLIGYTFFGGGNGHGAGMSQNGVKGMVDKGYNYKQILQHYYPGTEVTKIY, translated from the coding sequence ATGAATACGTCAGAAAAAATCAAGATTTTTGCAATGATCGTCTTAGTTGTTTTTTTGTTCGGATGCTCGAATAACATGGTCATTAAAGAAGAAGTTCCAAACGTAAAGCAAGAAACGGATGTACTGGAAAAGGAAAGGAATAAAGAAACTAATTCTGAGAATGAAAGAGCTATTTATGAAGTGGATGCGAATATTCCTGTTTCAAGAGCATTGGCAGCTAAGATGATTGCTTTAACCTATAATGATTATGCTGATATCAAGACAATGGACCGAGAAATACAATATGAGGATGTCAAACCAAGTGATTGGTATGATATGTATATTAATGCAGCGACGGTTCAAGGATTTATGAATGGCAGTGGAAAGGTATTTAATCCATTGGAGCCTTTAACCTATGCCAATGCACAAACCCTTCTTGAAAGAATCGCAGAAGGAAAATTCAAGGTTAAAATGAATCTAAGTAAGGAGATGCAAAAAAAATATATCACTTATAATGACTGGGTAAACATATATATGCGTCTTTTGAGTAAATTAAGCGGAGAAAAAAGTATAGAAGAAGCATATGGAATTAGAGAAAGAGGATTTGTCTTAGTAGCAACTCCTGCGAACAGTACTGAGCTGGATGCATGGGAAATGGGTACGGATAAAGGAATTTACGGCTTTGCAGGACTACCCATGGATGCTTATATAGACAAACAAATAAGAGTATTGTTAAAAGATAATGAAGTTTTTGCATTTCTTAAAATCGAAGAGGAAAAGCCTACTATTACAAATGTATACATCGCAGATACTTCTGAAGACGAAATAACTATTTTTGTGGGAGGAGTCCACAGAACCTATAAAAGCAATAATAATTTTAGTGGAGAGAAAGGGAAAATCGGAGATATACAGATTCAAGCGGGATCTTTGATTTCTCTTAAAACCTATGAAGAAGCCATTTCAGGAAGGGTCCTTTTAGTGGATTCGAAGAAAATAGAATTAGAAGGAAAAGGACATATTGAGTTTGCCAATGATTATAAATTATACAGTATTGTCGGAGAAAAACCCCAGTGGTGCAGTCTAAGCAATCTTACCATAGGAGAAGATATTGGACGATTTATTTTAAAGGATAACAAAATTTGTGCTGCAATCATCGAAAAAAAACCGACTCCAAATAAAATTCGTGTAGCACTTCATAAGACCGGTTTTACAGGATTAGTCCATCAAGAGGTGAAGATTACAAGCGATGAAAATTTCATAGTCAAAATAGGAGATGAAGAACAGATCTACAAAAGTGGTGAGAGCTTTAATATCAAGGAGGAAGAAGAAAAGTTATCCGATCAAATCCCCAGAGTAAAAATTAGAACCCAATCGGGAAATGGAAAGTTAAAGGTATTGTCCATTCAGCGAAACGGACAGAATCCTAAATATCGAGGAACTTTAGATATTGTTCAATTAGATCAAGGGTACAGCATTGTCAATGAATTACCCATTGAAGAATATCTTTATGCCGTGGTTCCCAGTGAAATGCCTACGTCCCATGGACTGGAGTCTGCAAAAGTACAGGCAGTTACGGCAAGAAGCTATGCCTATGTTCAATTTTATTCCAATCGTTTTCATACTTATGGAGGCAATGTAGATGACTCTGTTCAGTGCCAGGTATACAATAATACCCCTGAAACCGATATTTCCATACAAGCGGTTAAAGCTACTCAAAATGAAGGAATAAAATACAATGGAAGCGTAATAAGTGCCAACTTTTTTTCAACATCTTCCGGATATACGGCAAATTCAGGAGAAGTATGGGCTGACTATGCGGACAAATCTTTCCCAAGCTATACACCACCTTATATGGTGTCTAAAAAACAATTCGAGGGAACAGACTTTGGAGATCTTAGTAAAGAAGAAAACGCTAAAAAGTTTTTCAAGGCAACCGATATTGACGGGTATGATCAGGAGTTTGGTTGGTTCAGATGGAACATTACGATGAGTCTTGAAGAACTTAGTGCTTCGATAAATGCGAATTTAAAACAGCGATATGCAGCAAATCCAAAACTCATTAAAGTATTGGATGAAAATAATATTTTTAGAAGCCGTCCTGTAGAAAACATTGGAACCCTTAAAAAAATTGATATTGTCAAAAGGGGTCAGGGGGGCAATATCATGGAGATGGTTTTAATAGGCTCCAAAGCAACTATAAAAGTTTTGACGGAATATAATATTCGATTCCTTCTTCAGCCCAAGCAATATATTGAAGGGAAAGAACCCATTGTCATTAATTTATCCAATGGAAGTACTATGCAAGATTACAGTATTATGCCCAGTGCCTTTTTTGTGATCGAGCCCAATAACCAAGATGGAAAACTTATCGGATATACCTTTTTCGGCGGAGGAAACGGTCACGGGGCAGGGATGAGCCAAAATGGCGTAAAAGGAATGGTGGATAAAGGGTATAATTATAAACAAATCCTTCAGCACTATTATCCTGGAACGGAAGTTACAAAAATATATTAA
- a CDS encoding FapA family protein, which produces MKFNVIYSNPYIQLVEKDDGFYIESFKKGYTLEELNQTLIDFPQVKITNFLSLKRAVMNAPQFLIKFGEVRERVEVEISSDHLKGYVTLYVPEAELIGARRKQTIMEITEALQKKGIVYGIKQDVLLMDLKPKVKILIAEGKLPVDGKNSIIKMYEITEPKPEITEDGTVNHYELNLINKVSKGDWLGERIDATPGEPGKSILGETIPAKPGKQFPLYYDKHSVEEVYDEEKGITTLIAKKTGAVFYRQEVIYVYDCLEIEGSVSFDTGNINFDGFVNIKGSIEDNFSVEAKNDIQVMGVMGVGSVEKIKSRDGCIYIRGGIAGKNKAHLYCKQDLYTKFASECTIECEETVHIGFYAINCNIKAKQVIFESRSSRIIGGNIDAEIKVVANEVGNRSEIPTNINIQGFNRKELKERLDEINKSIQEINDQLIEFKHKIAIYAGSENLSEQQQFEYKKISNQFQEVKETLKHLQSERKKHISYLRTKGEGEISISGQVHGNTTLTLKKITKRITNDIKGPVTYYVMDNELICE; this is translated from the coding sequence ATGAAATTCAATGTTATATACTCAAATCCCTATATTCAACTGGTAGAAAAGGATGATGGATTCTATATTGAATCCTTTAAAAAGGGTTACACCTTAGAAGAATTAAATCAAACATTAATAGACTTTCCCCAAGTGAAGATTACTAACTTTTTATCTTTAAAAAGGGCTGTTATGAATGCACCTCAATTTCTGATTAAATTTGGTGAAGTAAGAGAACGCGTAGAAGTTGAGATCAGCAGCGACCATTTAAAAGGATATGTTACTCTTTATGTACCAGAGGCGGAGTTAATTGGGGCAAGGCGAAAACAAACCATAATGGAAATTACCGAAGCCCTGCAGAAAAAAGGAATCGTCTATGGCATCAAACAAGATGTTTTATTAATGGATTTAAAGCCTAAAGTTAAAATACTTATAGCAGAAGGTAAGCTTCCTGTAGATGGTAAGAACTCAATAATAAAAATGTACGAAATCACCGAACCCAAACCTGAAATTACTGAAGATGGTACGGTAAATCATTATGAACTGAATTTAATCAATAAAGTGAGCAAAGGCGATTGGTTAGGTGAGAGAATAGATGCAACTCCCGGAGAACCTGGCAAATCCATTTTAGGCGAAACCATTCCTGCTAAACCGGGTAAACAATTTCCCTTGTATTATGATAAACACTCCGTAGAGGAAGTATATGATGAAGAAAAAGGGATTACTACCCTAATAGCTAAGAAAACAGGGGCTGTATTTTATCGTCAGGAAGTCATATACGTTTATGATTGTCTTGAAATTGAAGGAAGTGTATCTTTTGATACAGGTAATATTAATTTTGATGGTTTCGTAAATATCAAGGGTTCTATTGAAGATAATTTTTCAGTAGAAGCTAAGAATGACATTCAAGTAATGGGTGTAATGGGTGTTGGAAGCGTAGAAAAGATTAAGAGCAGAGACGGCTGTATCTATATCCGCGGAGGAATCGCAGGGAAAAATAAAGCCCATCTATATTGCAAACAAGATTTATATACAAAATTTGCTTCTGAATGTACTATTGAATGCGAAGAAACCGTGCATATTGGTTTTTACGCTATAAACTGTAATATCAAGGCAAAACAGGTAATTTTCGAATCAAGAAGCAGTCGAATTATAGGCGGAAATATAGATGCAGAAATTAAAGTAGTGGCTAATGAGGTAGGAAACCGTTCCGAAATTCCTACAAATATTAATATACAAGGATTCAATAGAAAAGAATTAAAAGAAAGATTGGATGAGATTAATAAGTCTATTCAAGAGATTAATGATCAATTAATAGAATTCAAGCACAAAATTGCTATTTACGCAGGAAGTGAAAATTTATCAGAACAACAGCAATTCGAATATAAGAAAATATCCAATCAATTTCAAGAAGTTAAAGAAACCCTTAAACATCTTCAGTCAGAAAGAAAAAAACATATTTCTTATTTACGTACAAAAGGAGAAGGGGAAATTTCTATAAGCGGTCAAGTCCATGGAAATACAACCCTTACCCTAAAAAAGATTACGAAGAGAATTACTAATGATATAAAGGGACCGGTTACTTATTATGTCATGGATAACGAATTAATATGTGAATAA
- a CDS encoding HD-GYP domain-containing protein, with protein sequence MPEKLVQIMSVNDLKPGMILGDDVFNTVGLRLLAKGTTLNERSIAKLHMYEIDYVYIVEEVSIEYARKHEPKVVKSRSIKKLNAFKAFKSSYSKGVNQLHYHIVDIGEGKNISISELFTISEDMLSMMETKSDLFAFLHNLRMVDDYTYTHSVNVSLLCNIFGQWLGLRGEDLKNITVAGLIHDIGKTKVDIEILNKPGKLNDDEFEHIKKHTVYGFRMVEKQNIDKNIKMAVLMHHEKYDGSGYPLGAKGDQINDFAKIVAISDIYDAMTSNRSYRERFCPFKVIENFERECYGKLDTKFLLSFLQNIAYNYLNCWVRLSSGEEGEIVFINTQQLSRPIVRVDNTLLDLRVEKDLFIEEII encoded by the coding sequence ATGCCTGAAAAACTTGTTCAAATTATGTCTGTCAACGATTTGAAACCCGGTATGATCTTGGGAGATGATGTGTTTAATACCGTGGGGCTAAGACTTTTGGCTAAAGGGACAACTTTAAATGAAAGAAGCATTGCAAAACTCCATATGTACGAAATAGATTATGTCTATATTGTCGAAGAAGTATCTATCGAATATGCCAGAAAACATGAGCCTAAAGTTGTTAAAAGCAGAAGTATTAAAAAGCTCAATGCTTTTAAAGCTTTTAAGTCTTCATATAGTAAAGGGGTTAATCAATTACATTATCATATCGTTGACATAGGAGAAGGAAAAAATATTAGCATATCGGAATTGTTTACTATAAGTGAAGATATGCTGTCAATGATGGAAACTAAAAGCGATTTATTTGCTTTTCTTCATAATTTAAGAATGGTAGATGACTATACCTATACCCATTCTGTTAATGTATCTCTTCTTTGCAACATTTTTGGACAGTGGCTCGGGTTAAGGGGAGAGGATCTTAAGAATATCACTGTAGCTGGACTCATACATGATATCGGAAAAACGAAAGTGGATATTGAAATATTAAATAAGCCGGGAAAACTCAATGATGATGAATTTGAACATATAAAAAAACACACAGTTTATGGTTTTAGAATGGTAGAAAAACAAAATATTGATAAAAATATAAAGATGGCAGTCCTTATGCACCATGAGAAATATGACGGCTCCGGCTATCCCCTGGGTGCGAAAGGAGATCAAATTAATGATTTTGCTAAAATTGTAGCGATATCGGATATTTACGATGCTATGACATCCAACAGATCTTACAGAGAAAGATTTTGTCCTTTTAAAGTAATTGAAAACTTTGAGAGAGAGTGTTATGGTAAACTGGATACAAAGTTTCTTTTATCGTTTTTACAGAATATAGCTTATAATTATTTGAATTGTTGGGTACGATTATCCAGTGGTGAAGAAGGAGAAATAGTATTTATCAATACCCAGCAGCTTTCCCGTCCTATTGTCCGAGTAGATAATACCTTACTGGATTTAAGAGTAGAAAAAGATTTATTTATTGAAGAAATTATTTAA
- the lspA gene encoding signal peptidase II, with protein sequence MIFFVICLGIIILDQWTKKLAENKLKNGESRPILGNTVKLTLHRNKGAALNLFENHPKFIKMVTLPAILLTILYLFKIIRHKGFTLTKVAIAFIAGGGLGNLIDRSKKGYVVDFFHFNFKNCPIFNLADLFIIFGTILLQFLLLFKKTPID encoded by the coding sequence ATGATTTTTTTTGTTATATGTCTAGGTATAATCATCCTTGATCAATGGACTAAAAAGCTTGCAGAAAATAAGTTGAAAAATGGGGAATCCAGACCGATTTTAGGCAATACAGTTAAATTAACGCTGCATAGAAATAAAGGAGCTGCATTGAACTTATTTGAAAATCATCCGAAATTTATTAAAATGGTTACACTCCCTGCAATTTTACTTACAATCCTTTATTTATTTAAAATTATTAGGCATAAAGGGTTTACTTTAACCAAAGTTGCTATTGCTTTTATTGCAGGGGGCGGTTTAGGAAACTTAATTGATAGAAGTAAAAAGGGGTATGTGGTTGACTTTTTCCACTTTAATTTTAAGAACTGTCCAATATTTAATCTTGCAGATTTATTTATCATTTTCGGGACAATACTGTTGCAGTTTTTACTCCTTTTTAAAAAAACTCCTATTGATTAA